In one Coleofasciculaceae cyanobacterium genomic region, the following are encoded:
- a CDS encoding PIN domain-containing protein, with product MRLVVDANILVAELIRERGRKLIARPELELYMAEQAWSETTYELNKRIEKMIDRGIFSPSVGKNLLTNAIALAEVKVAIVPHEIYALYETVASSRIPRDPKVV from the coding sequence ATGCGATTAGTAGTTGATGCCAATATCTTGGTGGCGGAATTGATTAGAGAAAGAGGCAGAAAATTAATTGCCCGTCCTGAATTAGAACTTTATATGGCGGAACAGGCTTGGTCAGAAACAACTTATGAACTGAATAAAAGAATCGAAAAAATGATCGATAGAGGTATATTTTCTCCCTCTGTAGGAAAGAATTTGTTAACCAATGCGATTGCTTTAGCTGAAGTCAAAGTAGCCATAGTCCCTCATGAAATTTATGCTCTCTACGAGACCGTTGCTAGTTCGCGAATTCCTCGCGACCCTA